GCGAGACGGGTCAAGCCCGCACCGCCATAGCTCAGACCCTCCCCGGCGAGCCCTTGAGAATCCAACCCCCATTCTCACCGGGATTCTTCCTCCGCTCCCCTCGCAAATCATCGGAACAACCGATGTTTCCCGCGAGATTATGGATTGGTGAAACGGCCGCGTGTCATTCAACTTGTGTCGTCTCCGGCCTCCTGCCTGATAGACGCATCACTCCATGACCCCGCGGAACACGACTGAACCGGAACGTCCCTTCACGGGACGACTCGCGGAACCGCCGGCGTTTCACCACCAGTGGATGCTCGCGGGAAATCCGGCCCGCTTCTTCGAGCGGCTGATCCGGGAGCACGGCGACTTCATCCACTACCGCGGCGTCATCGGCTTCCACCTGATCAACCACCCCGCGTTGGTCCATCAGGTCCTGAAGAACACCCACCGCCACTACGACAAGAACAGCCACGTCTACAACCGCTTCCGGAATGCCTTCGGTGACGGCTTGGTCACCGCCGAGGGCGAAAGCTGGAAGCGCCAGCGCAAGCTCCTGCAGCCGATCTTCGGCCCGGCATCGATCCGGCGCTTCTTCGACCTGATGCGGGATTCCGCCACGGGTGCCACGGAACGCTGGTCCGGCCGCGCAGCGAATGGAGAAGTCTTCAACATCGCCCGGGACATGGAGCGCCTGACCCTCGAAGTCGCCGGCCGCGCGTTCTTCAGCCAGGCCTTCGATCGCACGGCGGACCGCATCGGCCGCTGGACCCTCGCCATCAACCGCTACTGCGCGATCCCGCCCCTCCCGGTGATCTCCGACCTCCGCTTCCCCACGCCCCTCAATCTCCGGCTGCGCCGCGTGCTCTCCGAATACCGCGAGTTCCTTCGCGACCTCATCCGCGAACGAATGACCGGCGACATGAAGGACGACCTGCTCGGCGTCCTGCTCACCACCAAGGACGAGGATACCGGCGAGGTAATGAGCGAGGACGAGATCGCCCAAGAAGTCCTGGGTATGATCATCGGCGGCCACGAATCCAGCTCCACCGCGCTGACCTGGATCTGGCATGAGCTCGATCGCCACCCGGGAGTCGAGCAACGATTGGTCGAGGAGATCCAAGCAGTCTGCGGCGACGAACCGCTCACCCTCGAGAAGATCCCGCAGCTCAAGTACGCCAACATGGTGATCCAGGAGACCTTGCGGCTTCATCCGCCCTTCTGGTTCGAAAACCGCAACACCATCTCCGACGTCGAGCTTGCCGGAGTCCACATCCCCCAGGGATCGATGGTCGTCTTCAGCCGTTACTCGCTGCAACGCCATCCGGATTTCTGGGACAGCCCGGACGAATTCCGCCCGGCCCGCTTCGATCCCGACCAACCGGAAAACCCCGAAAGCTCGCACGCTCACATCCCGTTTGGGAGCGGTCCGCGGGTCTGCATCGGCAGGCATTTCGCCATGATGGAACTGCTCGTCATCCTCACCACCGTCCTGCAACGGTACCGCGTGATCGTTGACTCCAGCGACCGCCACGAGATGGCCGCCCGCGTGACCATGGTGCCGAAGTACGGCCTCAAGGTCCGCCTCGAACCCCGCTCCTCCACTCCCGGCCGATGAAGGCGTTCCCTTTCCTCACCGACTACGTCAACGAGACCTTCACCAAGGAGAAGACCCGGTGGGACTACATCTTCCTGCGGCCGGTGCTCCAGGTGTTCTACTTCTTCCTGAGGATCGTGCTGTTCCCGCTGAAATACTTGATCCACCGGACGCCCTACGGCTTCGAGGGCCGCTGCATCGATGGCATCCTTGCCTTCGGGATGAAATATTTCGCGACCAACGAGGCAGTCGAAATGGTGGTCCGCCATGTCCAGATCGAGCCGCTGCTCTATCGCCACCTGCTTGCAGAGGACTCCCATGTGGAAGGGACCAAGCGGAAGTTCAATGGCATCGATGGCGACTACAATGTGGACAGCCTGCTCGAGATGGTTCGCAACAACCTGACCATCGGCCACGACGAACTCTCCTACGAGTTGGTGGACCGCTTCGACAAGAAGGCCTTCCTCGCCGACCTCGACCGCATCCGCCACCGCATGCCGGAGGACCACATGCTTTTCAGCAAGCGCGCGATGGACTCCACTCGCGAGCATTCATTTCAGCTCATCGGCATTACCAACGTCGTCATCATGATCGTCATCGTGATCACCCTGTTCGGAGATCTCCGGACCACCGTGAAGGCGCTCAACTCCTTCGACTCCGACGCCGTCCTGCTGTGGGCCATGAAGCACCTCTACGCCCGCGACCAATCGGTGCTGACGGACCTCGATTTCTACCTCCAAGTCGACAGCAACCGCGGGCACTACAACAGCAGCGTCTTCTTTTCCAATCCGAGCCAGTATCTCCACAGCCACATCGCCTTCGACGAATACGCCTATCAGGTCCTGCGGGAGCGCCCCCCGGTCGGCGGCCCGCAGATCGCCCTGTCATGAATTGCTACATCACCGGAACCGGATCCTTTCTCCCGGGCGAGCCCGTTGCCAACGCGGCCATCCCGGAATTCATCGGCGAGCTCGCGGACGAGGCCTCGGTCCGCCGGAAAATCCTGCGAATGAACGGGATAAAGTCACGCCACTACGCGCTCGATCGAGAACAGAACGCCACCCACGACGTCTATGAACTCGCGGCACTCGCCGCCAGCAATTGCCTCGATGGAAAAGCGGGCACCTTCTCCTACCTCTCGGCCGGCTCCACCAATACCCCGCTGGTCGGGCCGGGCCTATCGAGCCTTCTTCACGCCCGTCTCGCGCGTCACGGACTGATCGCAAATGAACTCGAGATCAACTCGAACTCAGGCATCTGCACGTCCTCCGCCCAGGCACTCGTCAATGCCTGCCGCGCCGTCTCCTCAGGCGATCACCACGACGCGCTCTGCATCGGCGTCGAGCAACCTTCCGACATCCTGAAGTCGAGCGTGATCCAGCCGCCCGACGACCGCGAGCTCCATCCGGACAGCCTAACAGAATCAAAGTGGTTCATGTCGGTCTTCCTGCGCTCGATGCTCTCCGATGGTGCCGGTGCCGCCATTATTCGCGACCGGCCCGCGACGGACGGGATTTCCTATCGCGTGAATTGGAGCTACTCGCGCTCGTTCGCTCATGAGACCCCACTTTGCATGAGCCTGGAAAGCCGCAGCCTGCTGCTCAGCCAGGACGTCGCGGTGCTCGCCCGGCACATGAAGCCCTGCGTGGACAAACTCATGCGCGGCGCGATGGCCCGCCACGATGAACGACTCTCGGACTACCATATCGTCCTGCCCCACCTCTCCTCGTTCTATTTCAAAAGCTACATGCTCGATGTGCTGACCGATCTCGGCGAGGGCGTCCCCATCAACTACTGGACGAATCTGGAAACCGCCGGCAACACCGGCGCCGCGAGCATCTTCATCATGCTGGATGAATACACCCGCCGCCATTCACCGGCACATGGCGAGAAGGTCCTGCTCTTCATCCCGGAGTCTGGGCAATTCAACTTCGTCGTTATCAGTCTCACCACCATTCACCATGGCTCCTAAACGACTGGCCATCATTGGTGCCGGCAGCAGCGGCTTGGTAACTCTGAAGCACGCGCTGGAGCGGCTGCCCGGCTGGGAAATCGTCTGCTTCGAGAAAGGCGGCACCACCGTGGGTCGCTGGGGAAATCCCTATCCCGGCTTCGTCTCCACCTCCACGAAGTACACCACCCAGTTCGCATGCCACCGAAAGTGGGACTCGCGGGCCGATCCGGCGCAACGGCAAGCCAAGGGCGACTTCTTCCAAGGCGACGAATACGGCCGCTACCTGCTAGACTTCGTCGCCACCCACAATCTCGCCCCGCACATTCATCTCCATACCACCATTCGCAAGATTTCGCGGGATCCGCAGGGCTGGCGATTGTGGCTCGACGATGGCTCGCCGCGTGAAGAGGTCTTCGACCGCCTCGTGATCTGCACCGGCCTCGCGGAAAATGTGCAGTCGATCGACGCGCCGATTCCCACCGTGACTCCATACGATCCGGTCCCAGCCAACAAGACGGTGGTGGTCTTCGGCGGTGGCGAATCCGCGGCAGACTTCGCCCATCGGCTCGCCGATCCGGCACTGGGTAACAAGGTCTTTCTGTCGCTGAAAAACGGCGTCCGCGTGAGCCCGCGCTACCACCCGATCCGCGGCGTGCCTTCGGACTTCCTCCGCAATCGCCTGCTGCTCTCGATCCATCCCGACCTGCGAAACGCGATCGGCCAGAAGTTCGTCGAAGCCCGCATCCGGCATCAGCAATGGTTCGAGCGCGTCTTCAAGTCATCGCCTCCCGGACCGGAACCAACCACCGGATTCATCGCGCGGCGCAAGTTCTGGGACGCGAAACTAACAGCCCGCGCCAAGGACGATCTCTTCAATGTCTTCCACACCAAGAGTGACGGCTTCCTCGACGATGTCGCTGACGGCCGCATCCAGATCATCGGCCCCCCTTGCGACGAAGGCCACCGCCGCTACCACGATTTCGACCGCACCTCGACCATCGACATCGAGCCCGACATGCTCTGCCCGATGATCGGCTTCCGCTCGGGCCTGGCCGAACTCTCCGGCGGCGAAATCCTGATCAGTGACTTCCACCTCGCATCCCTGCATGCCCGCCACGATGACCTGTTCCTCGTCGGGTTCGCACGGCCGATCATCGGCAACATCCCGACCATGAGCGAAATGCAGGCGAAGCTCGTAACCGGGATCCTCGCGGGCCGCTACGAGCGCCCGCCCAACCTCGCCACCCTCCAGGCCGAAGCCCGCGAGCGTCTGCTGCGGGACTTCCCCACCCTCAACACCGAGACCATCCACCCTGTGGAGATGTTCCCCTACTGCGACCAGCTCGCCCGGATGATGAGCAGCTATCCGGAGTTGCGGAAGGTCGGCTCGCTTCGCCGCTGGCTGAAAATCCAGCTCTCGCCCGCGTCCACACTCCATTATCTCGACGAAGACTACGACCCGCGACAAATGGATACCCAGGTGATCCACAGCCCGCGCGTCATCACGGTGCTGCTGTTCCTCATCAAGCTGCTGCTCGATCTTCCCTACCGGGCGCTGAGGGGCAAGGGCGTGCGGAAAAGCTCGCAAACTTCGCTTTCCTTGGCGGCCGAACCACCGTAGCTCCCGCCATGCCTGAACTGCCCATCCTCTACATCAAGCCCGGTTGCCCATGGTGCGATGACGTCGTCAACTACCTCGCCAAAAAGAAGATCCCCGTGAAGGTCATGGTCGTCTCCGGCAACCGCGAGGCGATGCAGGAAATGATCAACCTCTCCGGCCAATCGAAAGCGCCGACCATGGACTGGCACGGCGAGGTGCTCGCCGACTTCGGGGTGGAGGAACTGGTACCATTCCTCCGCGAGCAAGGAGCCATCTGATACTCCCCAGCGCTCTTTGAGCGGGGGAAAAGAAAAACCCGCTGGCCGAGTCTGGGGGGACTAAGGCAGCGGGTTTTCCCGTGGGGGGTCGGGGGGATTGTTTGCGTCCGGGGGGAGACGGCTTTTTTTGGGGGGCTTGCAAGTTTGGCCGGTGGGGGGAACGGCGTTGCTTACGTGGGTCATCATGTCCGATTTTCCCCCTCTTGCCATTACGCCATGACGTATGGACGCAAAAAAAGGACCACGGCCCCCAGCCGCGGTCCACTTTTCCCCGGAAGCGAATCCCCCCGTTTCTCAATCCTCCCGTCGCTCGAGGGCATAGGCGGTCATCACGCCTGCCACGATGGCCAAGCCGCAGAACGCCGGAGCTCCCAGTAGGAACGAGGACGCAGCGGCACCGGCGGAAACCAGCGCGCAGAACGTCCCGGCGAAATAAACCAGCAGCGGCATTCCGATGCCCCAGAAGATCGGGTTGCGACCGCAGAGCAGCGAGCCGGCGAGGCAAACCACGCCTGACATGATCATCGTGCCACCCGCCATGGTCAGCGAGCGGACAAACCAGTCGTCCTGATCGAACCAGACGCCCCCCGCCCCGCCAAAGATCAGGGAGGCGATGATGGCGATCACCGTGTTGATCACGCCTTCACGGGTTCCGGTCCACATTCCGGACCGTGGACCGCCGTCATGACGTTCGCGGCAGCGCTCGAGTTTGGCGGCTTGGGCCAGCTCATCGTCCGAATAACGGCCGTTTTCAACCGACTGCGGGAAAGGAGGGAGGGGGAGATTGGTGGTCATTTCCATCTCAATCGCAGCCCTCTCACCACGATTTTCAAAAAAACTAAATAATCCCGGTTTCCCGAAACTTCGGAATCTCCGAAGCTCGGCGAGAAATGACATTCATCCACCGTTGGCCGGACCTTGCAGCGGTCGCATGCCCCTCGCCTCTCAAGCCGCTTCCGGGCGACCGAAGATGCCGTCGATCAGGAAGGTGACCAGCACCCCGGCGGCAATCGCGACACCGAGGAACAACGGTGCTCCATAGAGCAACCCGAAGCTTCCCTCACGCCCGCTGACGAGCGCCACCAGCATCCCGGCGAGATAGACCATGACCGGCACGCCCATGCCCCAACGGATGGGATTCCGGCCAAACAGAAGGGATCCGGCAAGCGCCACGACGACGCCCATGGCTAGGGAACCGGTCGCAAGCTGGAGTCCGCGTAACAACAACGAAGCGTCGCTATTAGTGGTGAACCACGACCCGGCAGCGCCCCCGAAAAGCAAGGCCGCGCACAGGACAAACATGGTCCCCGACCAGCCGCATCCACATCCCAGCCAAGCCGGACGGTTGAATGACGCTGCGGTTTCCCCTTTGGTAATTTGAGATCCCCCGATCACGCCGATTAGAAAGCCGCAAGTTTTCTAACGGAGCAAGCTTAATTCTTCCGAACTTTTTAGAAAACCTTCCCATGTGCTCAGCTTTTGTAAAATCGGGCGTTCCACGGCCATGGAACGCCCGATCCTAACCGATAGGTTTTTGCTAGAACGCCGTTAGACGCTCAAGGAGCGGGGGTGATCTTCGCCCGCAGGAAACCCTTCGGCCCGCGAGGCGTCCCCCCTCCCACCGCGCCATCAAGACGGAAGGTGCGGTAGATCCAACCGGCATTGAGGTCAGGCATCACGGGATTGCCGGTCAAAGCCGGTGTCACCTCGCTGACATTCTGGTCGAAAACCGAAAGATCGTTGGACCCGGCGATCTCATAGGTCACCCCATCCGCGGCCACGGTGGCGACGGCCGGCGCGGTGCCCGTGAAGGCGGCATCCTGGCGCACCGGCAGGGTGATGACCAATGCCTGGTCCGCTCCGACGGTCTCGACGCGTCTGCGCACCTTCCCGTTTGGCGCTCCGCTCGCCGGATTCCCGTCCAAGGCGAACTCGTCGAGATTCGTCAGCCCGTCATGATCCGGATCGGCGGACTTTTCTGCATCCACCCCGATCAGCGAGGGAAACCCGGTCATCCAAGTGAGAAAGGGATCCGCCACTACCAGCAGGAAGCCAGTGCCGGTGATACGTGGGGTTTCGTGCTCCGCTCCGGAATCGATCGCTCCGTAAATCCCCTCTTCTTGCTCGTCTTCGCCTATCACCAGTCTGTTGATCGTGTCGGTGGACGAGTGGTCCAATTGCAGGAAGGCCCCCGCCGCGATCTCGACCGTCGAGTCATCGCCCAGACTCGCGGTTCCCAGGCTGAGGGTTCCAGCGGAGACGCGGGTGGTGCCGGTGTAAGTATTGGTCGCCTGCAGCGCCATGGTGCCAGCGCCGGACTTCGTCAGGCCACCGGTCGCGCTCGCGAAGTCGCCGGATTGATTGGTGAGCGGATTGGAGACGATCAGATCCGCCAGCTCATCGCCGGTTGCGTCGGCCACGTCGAAGACCGTGTCGGTGGAAAGGTGGTTGGCCTTGCCGGTGGGGCTCTGGATGATCGAGGGGGCGCTGCCGGTCACCGTCAAGTTGCCCTTGAACTGATAGCCCTGATAGGTGCCAGCATCGGAAGCCGACTGGGAAAGCACGCCGCCAACCAGCGACACCGGGCCGATCAGGTTGTAGCGGCTGGCATCGAGGAACCCGCCATTGAGGACGAGCGTCGGCAGCAGCGATGCATCGCCCTGTTGGTTGCCGAAGATGTTGTTGGTGCCCAGCATGACCACCGCTCCGCTTTCCACCGTGATCGTGCGGCCGGCGGTCTGGGCATTTCCGAAGTTGGTTGCGTTAGGCACCCCGTTGGCGAACGAACTGGCGGTCACCTGACCTTCCTGAACGCTGACGTTGCCGGTGAAGGTACCCGTGCCATTCAGCACCAGCGTGCCGCTGCCGGTTTTCACGAACGAAAGCGGCTCCCCGAAGGAACTCGCATTGAGCGCGCCACCGAAGGTGCTGCCGGTATCGTCGTCGAGCGTGAGCGTCGCGGCCTCAGGCGCCGTGTTGGTGATCACGCCACCCAGGCTACCGGCGAGTCCGCCGATGGTCGGGCTGAAGCCGTTCAAATCGATGGTCCCGCCGGCCACCGTGACGCTCGTGGTCGCCGGCCCGAGCGCCTGCGCGTTTCCTAACACCAGCGACCCCTGCTGCACCGCGGTGCCTCCGGTATGAACATTGGCGGCATTGAGCAGGGTCGTGCCGCTCCCGCCAGTCGTCAGCTTGCCACTTCCCGCGACCTGGGAATCCACCGTGAAGATCGAGCTGGCTTGATTCGCCCACAATTGGTTCGCGCCGAGGATGATCTGGCCGGTGGTATTGAGAATGGCCGGCCCGCTGTTTGCCTCCGAGAGAATGCCGTTCGCACCAAGCGTGAGATTGTGGGTGCCACCGACCTCGATCAGTCCGGAACCGGCGGTGAAGACCATTGCCAGCATGTTCTGGTCCGCGCCTAACACCGTGGTGAAGTTGTCCGCCTCGGCCGCGGTGAATGCGACGGTCTTGGAGCCGTCCGAGACGATCGGCCCGGCAGCCGTTGTGCCCTCGGGGTCGGTCGTCCAGTTGAGATCCGCCCAACTGGCACTGGTGCCGCCCTTCCAGAAGTAGTCGGCGATCGGTGGCTCCACGATCACCACGGTGGAGCGGAGGTTGTCGAGATGGAACACCGCGTTCGGCGAGTTGCTGCCGCCGTTGCCGTAGGTGAACTTCAGCACCAGTTTGCCCCACGTGCCATTCGCCAGTGCCTGGGCATTGCCCACGGTGACTGGCCAGGTGTAGGTCTGTGGTGCCCCACCCACCGGCACGGCGAATTCGCCGAGCGGCGTCCAGTTCACGCCGTCGCCCTGGATGATCAGCTCGACCTTCGCGTCGCCATACCACGAATTGTAGCCGGGATTCGGATAAGAGACGTCCAGCTTGATCTCGGTCGCTCCGGTGAAAAGCGCCTGGCGGGTAGCTGGATCCAGATCGATCTGCGTCGGGGTGGAATACCACATCCCGTGCCAGCCGCCAGCGACCCCCATCGGGGTGGAGACGGCGAGCGACTGGGTGCCTTCGGTCGCTCCCGTGGTCGTGGTAGAGACCACGGTCTCGTCGCCGGTCACTGCCGGATTGCCCGCGGACGACGACCAGCCCTCGGTTCCGGTTTCCCAGGAAAAGACGAGCCCGGCATGGCAAACTGGGACTAACACGAGGGCAGCGAAGCTGCTGAGATGGA
This sequence is a window from Luteolibacter arcticus. Protein-coding genes within it:
- a CDS encoding autotransporter-associated beta strand repeat-containing protein — encoded protein: MKSPIHLSSFAALVLVPVCHAGLVFSWETGTEGWSSSAGNPAVTGDETVVSTTTTGATEGTQSLAVSTPMGVAGGWHGMWYSTPTQIDLDPATRQALFTGATEIKLDVSYPNPGYNSWYGDAKVELIIQGDGVNWTPLGEFAVPVGGAPQTYTWPVTVGNAQALANGTWGKLVLKFTYGNGGSNSPNAVFHLDNLRSTVVIVEPPIADYFWKGGTSASWADLNWTTDPEGTTAAGPIVSDGSKTVAFTAAEADNFTTVLGADQNMLAMVFTAGSGLIEVGGTHNLTLGANGILSEANSGPAILNTTGQIILGANQLWANQASSIFTVDSQVAGSGKLTTGGSGTTLLNAANVHTGGTAVQQGSLVLGNAQALGPATTSVTVAGGTIDLNGFSPTIGGLAGSLGGVITNTAPEAATLTLDDDTGSTFGGALNASSFGEPLSFVKTGSGTLVLNGTGTFTGNVSVQEGQVTASSFANGVPNATNFGNAQTAGRTITVESGAVVMLGTNNIFGNQQGDASLLPTLVLNGGFLDASRYNLIGPVSLVGGVLSQSASDAGTYQGYQFKGNLTVTGSAPSIIQSPTGKANHLSTDTVFDVADATGDELADLIVSNPLTNQSGDFASATGGLTKSGAGTMALQATNTYTGTTRVSAGTLSLGTASLGDDSTVEIAAGAFLQLDHSSTDTINRLVIGEDEQEEGIYGAIDSGAEHETPRITGTGFLLVVADPFLTWMTGFPSLIGVDAEKSADPDHDGLTNLDEFALDGNPASGAPNGKVRRRVETVGADQALVITLPVRQDAAFTGTAPAVATVAADGVTYEIAGSNDLSVFDQNVSEVTPALTGNPVMPDLNAGWIYRTFRLDGAVGGGTPRGPKGFLRAKITPAP
- a CDS encoding FAD/NAD(P)-binding protein encodes the protein MAPKRLAIIGAGSSGLVTLKHALERLPGWEIVCFEKGGTTVGRWGNPYPGFVSTSTKYTTQFACHRKWDSRADPAQRQAKGDFFQGDEYGRYLLDFVATHNLAPHIHLHTTIRKISRDPQGWRLWLDDGSPREEVFDRLVICTGLAENVQSIDAPIPTVTPYDPVPANKTVVVFGGGESAADFAHRLADPALGNKVFLSLKNGVRVSPRYHPIRGVPSDFLRNRLLLSIHPDLRNAIGQKFVEARIRHQQWFERVFKSSPPGPEPTTGFIARRKFWDAKLTARAKDDLFNVFHTKSDGFLDDVADGRIQIIGPPCDEGHRRYHDFDRTSTIDIEPDMLCPMIGFRSGLAELSGGEILISDFHLASLHARHDDLFLVGFARPIIGNIPTMSEMQAKLVTGILAGRYERPPNLATLQAEARERLLRDFPTLNTETIHPVEMFPYCDQLARMMSSYPELRKVGSLRRWLKIQLSPASTLHYLDEDYDPRQMDTQVIHSPRVITVLLFLIKLLLDLPYRALRGKGVRKSSQTSLSLAAEPP
- a CDS encoding glutaredoxin family protein, producing MPELPILYIKPGCPWCDDVVNYLAKKKIPVKVMVVSGNREAMQEMINLSGQSKAPTMDWHGEVLADFGVEELVPFLREQGAI
- a CDS encoding cytochrome P450; this translates as MTPRNTTEPERPFTGRLAEPPAFHHQWMLAGNPARFFERLIREHGDFIHYRGVIGFHLINHPALVHQVLKNTHRHYDKNSHVYNRFRNAFGDGLVTAEGESWKRQRKLLQPIFGPASIRRFFDLMRDSATGATERWSGRAANGEVFNIARDMERLTLEVAGRAFFSQAFDRTADRIGRWTLAINRYCAIPPLPVISDLRFPTPLNLRLRRVLSEYREFLRDLIRERMTGDMKDDLLGVLLTTKDEDTGEVMSEDEIAQEVLGMIIGGHESSSTALTWIWHELDRHPGVEQRLVEEIQAVCGDEPLTLEKIPQLKYANMVIQETLRLHPPFWFENRNTISDVELAGVHIPQGSMVVFSRYSLQRHPDFWDSPDEFRPARFDPDQPENPESSHAHIPFGSGPRVCIGRHFAMMELLVILTTVLQRYRVIVDSSDRHEMAARVTMVPKYGLKVRLEPRSSTPGR
- a CDS encoding DUF6999 family protein, with the translated sequence MKAFPFLTDYVNETFTKEKTRWDYIFLRPVLQVFYFFLRIVLFPLKYLIHRTPYGFEGRCIDGILAFGMKYFATNEAVEMVVRHVQIEPLLYRHLLAEDSHVEGTKRKFNGIDGDYNVDSLLEMVRNNLTIGHDELSYELVDRFDKKAFLADLDRIRHRMPEDHMLFSKRAMDSTREHSFQLIGITNVVIMIVIVITLFGDLRTTVKALNSFDSDAVLLWAMKHLYARDQSVLTDLDFYLQVDSNRGHYNSSVFFSNPSQYLHSHIAFDEYAYQVLRERPPVGGPQIALS